Genomic window (Tachysurus fulvidraco isolate hzauxx_2018 chromosome 20, HZAU_PFXX_2.0, whole genome shotgun sequence):
AGTATTGTGATTAAGGTTCTAAGGTTTTCCTTAACttagcttaattttttttaaactgttagtAGTGACACTGATTTGTATTGGAAGTTTACCTTTATTCTCCTCATTTCCACCTTTCAGAGTAATAGCCAGCAGAATGGGAGTCTTTTCCTTCAGCACCAAGGCCCTTTTAGACTTGTCACATATTGTGCACTGCACAGTCTTGTCCTGCATGCTGTAACTCTGGGATTCACTACACTTCAGATCGATCACTATGCTCTCTGTGTGAGGAAGACAGAGATGTGTCAGTGCTCAAGGAGTCAGTTTGATTGCAAAAAAATCTGACTGGAGAAAATAAGAATATATGCATGTACAATAAGATGAAATATTTTGAACCCCACCTTCAATCACATTCTCCATGAAGATAGTGAAGAGGTCCTGGTCAGTGAACTCTGTGGACTGAACATGTTGAGTGTGCTTCAGCCTCTGTAGAGCGATTACAACGTTAGCAACACTGCGCATGCTAAAAGGCTCCTTGGTGACCTGGATACGGATTCCTTTGTGCAGGTCACATCTGCCGCTCTGTAACACATCAGAGTCCACAGTGAGCTCAggtttttatacagtaaaaaggaACGAGGTGTGATGAGGTGAGATGAGGCTTTACAAATCTGTATCCATGACTTACCATGGCCAAAGGATCAGAGCAGTCCAGCTCATCAAAATCTGCATCATCTGAGTCAAATCCACAGTCGCTGTTAAAGTAGCTGTTAAAAGAGAATGAATTCATGAacgtgtgtttatgtttttgaCTTAGCATGCAAAAATTCTCTACTTCTAATTCCCTACGTACCTTTCCAGCGTTAACAAATCTTTGTCAGccatttctaaaaataaataaatatattagaagaacaaaattagcaaaatgaacaaattctattcaatcaatcaatcaattaatcaatcgaTCATTCAGACTGATTCAACTCATCTTGAAGCTTCTGATAttctatacatataaatacatataaatccACACAATACATACCAGTGGTTAATGAGATTGGATTCGACAATTTGAAGGTGTCCTCATGAGACTCACTTTTTCTGCTTGTTGAGCTGCTAGTCAATGCAGGTTTGTCTTTGTACTTCTGTATTTATACTCACAGGTCAGACATTTACTCACACAGACAATTTCTGCTTAAGGCAGCGTTTCGCAACCAACGACTTCTTGGGgaatgtcaataatgtcaaaTTAAGTAAAATTTCCTAAATATCTAAACATAGATGGCAATGTTAGTGAGCTAATTCAATCTGCACAACCAAAAACATCTTCATCTTTACAAAGTCCTTAATATCTCTTAAAATGGACAGGTATGCTgtcagtaaaatatatatatatatttatatatattccaGACtgaataatataaactaagtgATAAAATGGTAACTTTTTCTGCATCTGAAAACAATAGTAGTAATGTGCTTGCAATGAACAATCAccaaatacatataaaataattaacctTTACAGGATTTcaagggtttttatttattttttcaagaaGATTTCTATTTCCAAAAGTGGTTAAACATAAAGCCCTTTAAATCCTATAAATGATTGTCCAAACTTATCTATAAAGGATCAGTGCGGCTGCAGGTTTTGCAGGAATCCATCAGGAACCTGTTTAAACACTAGTAGTTATGATTCCTGCTGTGTTGGTTAGAAAACCTGAAGCAGATAAGACTGTTTACTGGTCCTCAAATTTACCTTCTCAAGAGAATATAACAGATATTTATTGCAAATTTTCTTCTGCAATGTCAGTCATCTCATTTATTAGAAGTTATATTTAATGCAACAGTGGGATAGATTTTCAACTTCTTGGTTTTGGTTTACCTTCTGTGGAACACAAAACCTTCCTTAAATGAGAAATGTTTAAGTTTAATGTACAAAATTATGGATTTTCAGGATTTTCTCTGTCACTAAGGTCTTGAACtgatgtgcatgtgtctgcCATTCAAATTTTCTGTTTTATGTAACTTTCTATTAggtaattgtttatttaatgatgAGGAAATGTGACAAATGCATATTCCCACAAAATGGCAACAGGAAATGAGtccaaactaaaaaaataaataaataaattttaaactcCTTATATTGCTTTATCCTAAATGATATTGCCATGGTGACGGTATCATTTACAGTTTTTCTTGATTcctaaaacacatttcttgaaaCAGTCAACCATTTTCTCAGAACTGTAAACACAAAACCAAATATTCAAACTAAATTTCCAAAACCTTTGACTCTTCTGGCAAAATCAAACACTCGCCCCTAAATTTAACCTGTCCTCAAAATCAAACTATGCTTTCAGATAATAA
Coding sequences:
- the LOC113638465 gene encoding interleukin-1 beta-like; the protein is MADKDLLTLESYFNSDCGFDSDDADFDELDCSDPLAMSGRCDLHKGIRIQVTKEPFSMRSVANVVIALQRLKHTQHVQSTEFTDQDLFTIFMENVIEESIVIDLKCSESQSYSMQDKTVQCTICDKSKRALVLKEKTPILLAITLKGGNEENKAWFNLSAYNPPNCRGNTKGQPVCLGIVKSNLFLSCTMQNDTPFLGIEEVKDKESLKTIKENDGMERFLFLRNGPGDSLNTFESVKYPGWFITTSKDDFKPVQMTHQQTSHLQLFTLHDETVVSQNEF